One window of Sulfurospirillum sp. 1612 genomic DNA carries:
- a CDS encoding ArsR/SmtB family transcription factor gives MTNTTQCLRQNVDIELINNAKEALCHMGERLEKDANTFSLLGSAVRLKILYLFLKFDRMCVCDLSDVLEMKQSPISQHLRKLKDAGLLENRREGLTIFYSIPSDKKEQLKEIIENNI, from the coding sequence ATGACAAATACAACACAATGCCTCAGGCAAAATGTAGATATAGAGTTGATAAACAACGCAAAAGAAGCGTTGTGTCATATGGGGGAAAGATTGGAAAAAGATGCAAATACTTTTTCTCTTTTAGGTAGTGCCGTAAGGTTAAAGATATTGTATCTATTTTTGAAGTTTGATAGGATGTGCGTTTGTGATCTAAGTGATGTATTAGAGATGAAACAGTCGCCAATATCTCAGCATCTGCGAAAATTAAAAGATGCGGGATTGTTAGAAAACAGACGAGAGGGATTGACTATATTTTATTCTATTCCATCAGATAAAAAAGAACAATTAAAAGAGATAATTGAGAATAACATATAA
- a CDS encoding Spy/CpxP family protein refolding chaperone: MKKTTLLAVVLSGALAVGAFAHGDNNQQGMMNGQYQQNMQRGQGMGMMGGQQGMINRQYDGDYGCSGNGIMGGAMMGGQSRMGMMGGQSRMGMMGGGMQMFSQLNLTNEQQYQLSILRDEMRLKMKKQIHNGQPMRQMGAFLKGDNFDKNAFKKQMKKQFERMLNIMADNMEKSFKILTKEQKNQLEANMK; this comes from the coding sequence ATGAAAAAGACAACTTTACTAGCAGTAGTATTAAGTGGAGCATTAGCAGTAGGAGCTTTTGCTCATGGTGATAATAATCAACAAGGTATGATGAACGGACAATATCAGCAAAACATGCAAAGAGGTCAAGGTATGGGTATGATGGGTGGTCAACAAGGTATGATAAATAGACAATATGATGGTGATTATGGCTGTAGCGGTAATGGCATAATGGGTGGCGCTATGATGGGTGGTCAAAGTAGAATGGGTATGATGGGTGGTCAAAGTAGAATGGGTATGATGGGTGGTGGCATGCAGATGTTCTCACAATTAAACCTTACTAATGAACAACAGTACCAACTTTCTATTCTCAGAGATGAAATGCGTTTGAAGATGAAAAAACAAATACACAATGGACAACCAATGAGACAAATGGGAGCCTTTTTAAAAGGGGATAATTTTGATAAAAACGCTTTCAAAAAACAGATGAAAAAACAATTTGAAAGGATGTTAAATATCATGGCAGACAATATGGAAAAATCTTTTAAGATACTAACTAAAGAACAAAAAAATCAACTTGAAGCAAACATGAAATAA
- a CDS encoding FTR1 family iron permease, with amino-acid sequence MEEFIITFRESLEAALIVGIVYSYLKKIDKSEYNKFVNFGLFLGVFGSILGAIGFEMLLGGFTGISEQIFEGITMSVGAILIVYLIVWMSDKKDTSHQIKKQVADAMNSDRGMGLVFLVFILILREGIETTLFLSSVASSQNGISQISSILGILAGILVGYGVYSGLKVMNLKYLFNISSTLLVVFAAGLFAQGVHEFQEAGIIPTLIEHIWNTNNILNENGIMGIFMKSLFGYNANPSLLEILTYITSIMIMILLYNRKSIETHKTLNP; translated from the coding sequence ATGGAAGAGTTTATCATAACATTTAGAGAATCATTAGAGGCGGCACTGATCGTAGGTATTGTATATAGTTATCTAAAAAAAATAGATAAAAGTGAATACAATAAGTTTGTCAATTTTGGACTGTTTTTGGGAGTTTTTGGGAGCATCCTCGGTGCCATTGGCTTTGAGATGCTCTTAGGCGGGTTTACAGGGATTAGTGAGCAAATCTTTGAAGGTATCACGATGAGCGTAGGCGCTATTTTGATCGTATATCTGATTGTTTGGATGTCTGACAAAAAAGATACTTCACATCAGATCAAAAAACAAGTCGCCGATGCGATGAACTCCGACAGAGGAATGGGATTAGTTTTTTTAGTTTTTATTCTAATATTGCGAGAGGGCATTGAGACGACACTCTTTTTAAGCTCCGTCGCATCAAGTCAAAATGGAATCTCTCAAATATCATCCATACTAGGTATTTTAGCCGGGATTTTAGTAGGATATGGCGTTTATTCTGGTTTAAAAGTTATGAATTTAAAGTATTTATTTAATATCAGCAGCACCCTCTTAGTTGTGTTTGCAGCAGGCCTATTTGCGCAAGGAGTTCATGAATTTCAAGAAGCAGGCATTATCCCGACCTTAATCGAACATATATGGAACACCAACAATATACTAAACGAGAACGGCATAATGGGCATTTTTATGAAGTCTTTATTCGGTTATAACGCAAATCCCTCTTTACTTGAAATATTGACATATATTACTTCTATCATGATTATGATTTTGCTATATAATAGAAAAAGTATCGAAACGCATAAAACATTAAACCCATAA
- a CDS encoding response regulator transcription factor: MKILLLEDDIALGETIQDLLEENNYKVDYVITGNEAIDSSYDNKYDLYIFDINVPDIDGLDILKALREADDKTPAIFISAMTDLKTVLKGFEVGGDDFIKKPFYPEELLAKVNLKLAKEDKTIIFGNITFFTKDEKMEKNGKSIYLGGIQLKLFKLFINNTNRIITKDELYECLEKPSESALRFHINRLKNSTGFDIKNIRASGYILEKS, from the coding sequence ATGAAAATTTTATTACTTGAAGATGACATCGCTTTAGGCGAAACCATACAGGATTTATTAGAAGAGAACAATTACAAAGTCGATTATGTCATAACGGGCAATGAAGCCATAGACTCTAGTTATGACAACAAATATGATTTATATATTTTTGACATCAATGTGCCTGATATTGATGGGCTTGATATACTCAAAGCCCTAAGAGAGGCAGACGATAAAACTCCTGCTATATTTATCAGTGCGATGACTGATTTAAAAACAGTTTTAAAGGGTTTTGAAGTGGGAGGTGATGATTTCATTAAAAAGCCATTTTATCCTGAAGAGCTGTTGGCTAAGGTCAATCTCAAACTTGCTAAAGAAGATAAAACTATCATCTTCGGTAATATAACATTCTTCACAAAAGATGAAAAAATGGAAAAAAATGGAAAAAGTATCTACCTTGGTGGCATACAACTCAAACTCTTCAAACTCTTTATCAACAATACGAACCGCATCATCACCAAAGATGAGCTATATGAGTGTTTGGAAAAACCTAGCGAAAGTGCTTTGCGTTTTCACATAAATAGACTCAAGAATTCTACCGGATTTGATATTAAAAACATAAGAGCAAGTGGGTATATCCTTGAGAAGAGTTGA
- a CDS encoding sensor histidine kinase, which translates to MRRVEIESFIKSFLLFFISISSVIGFMYYQAYQTKLQELKTTIFSQMQLTNLGGKTLGFTKQIVQKEGGIALDTFYSDSKDIFVFFKNRDSNNSLVKISYPLKNLDNDDKIIFHRNLKIFLQSLVIIAFLSILFSLYTLYPFKKYLKLTDEFIKDILHDFNTPIATIRLNASILKNKQNNKNIQRIEGGIETILNLQNNLKEYLENDIKQSQDFSLKEVAMQRILYMQGAFPHIHFHSDIKDKTLHCYKDGFIRIIDNILSNACKYNKKNGSVTVSLKENMILEIQDTGSGIKNPKKIFNRFYKETSRGLGIGLHLVKKLSKKMHIPLHVDSEVGIGTTFKLDLENLILN; encoded by the coding sequence TTGAGAAGAGTTGAGATTGAATCTTTTATCAAAAGCTTTCTTTTGTTTTTCATATCTATCTCTAGTGTCATAGGATTTATGTATTATCAAGCATATCAAACAAAACTTCAAGAATTAAAAACTACTATATTTTCACAGATGCAGCTTACAAATCTAGGCGGAAAGACATTAGGTTTTACCAAACAGATCGTTCAAAAAGAGGGTGGCATCGCTCTTGATACTTTCTATTCTGATAGTAAAGACATATTTGTATTTTTTAAAAACAGAGATTCAAATAACTCTCTTGTAAAGATATCTTATCCATTAAAAAATCTTGATAATGATGATAAAATCATTTTTCATAGAAATCTTAAAATATTTTTGCAGAGCCTTGTTATCATCGCCTTTCTTTCAATTCTTTTTTCTTTGTACACACTCTATCCGTTTAAAAAATATCTCAAATTAACAGATGAATTTATAAAAGATATTTTGCATGATTTTAATACTCCGATTGCCACCATAAGATTAAATGCGAGCATACTCAAAAACAAACAAAACAATAAAAATATACAACGCATCGAAGGTGGTATTGAGACGATACTCAATCTACAAAACAATCTCAAAGAATATCTTGAAAATGATATAAAACAGAGTCAAGATTTTAGTCTTAAAGAAGTAGCGATGCAACGAATCCTTTATATGCAAGGAGCGTTTCCTCATATCCACTTTCACTCTGACATAAAAGATAAAACATTGCACTGTTACAAAGATGGTTTTATAAGAATCATCGACAACATCTTATCAAACGCTTGCAAATACAATAAAAAAAATGGAAGTGTTACAGTGAGCCTCAAAGAAAATATGATTTTGGAGATACAAGACACAGGAAGTGGCATAAAAAACCCTAAAAAAATCTTCAATAGATTTTACAAAGAAACCTCCAGAGGTCTAGGCATTGGTCTTCATTTAGTCAAAAAACTCTCAAAAAAGATGCATATACCTTTACATGTGGACTCCGAGGTTGGCATCGGAACAACTTTTAAGCTGGATCTAGAAAATCTAATACTTAACTAA
- a CDS encoding c-type cytochrome, with the protein MRRATLALVLIGLINSSLFAESAQEILAKNGCMKCHSINGMKYAPPFSMIIGMNEGWFGLNENDIKNSIKYGSQGKYPMFSNTKMPAYKNLTNKEINTLVAWLKSLKGMRDNMMNRHMMQHNMMKF; encoded by the coding sequence ATGAGAAGAGCAACTTTAGCACTCGTACTAATCGGGCTGATAAACTCTTCTCTTTTTGCCGAAAGCGCGCAAGAGATTCTAGCTAAAAATGGATGTATGAAGTGTCATAGCATAAATGGTATGAAATATGCACCACCATTTTCTATGATAATCGGGATGAATGAGGGTTGGTTTGGATTAAATGAAAACGATATCAAAAATAGCATAAAATATGGCAGCCAAGGTAAATATCCAATGTTTTCAAACACTAAAATGCCTGCTTATAAAAACTTGACAAATAAAGAAATAAATACTCTTGTAGCTTGGCTAAAGTCACTAAAAGGGATGAGAGATAATATGATGAACCGCCACATGATGCAACATAATATGATGAAATTCTAG
- the merA gene encoding mercury(II) reductase, whose amino-acid sequence MKKLNITGMTCKHCAITVEKALNKVDGIQKATVSFTNNRASIITNKDIADKDILDAVKKVGYGASVIENQESDKEVHIAIIGSGAAAFAAAIKASEGGAKVTMIERGVTGGTCVNIGCVPSKIMIRSAHIAHLRRNSPFDDGISPCNLEIDREMLLEQQQQRVDDLRHAKYENILEINPSINLVHGFATFKDAHTLQVKLTGGGTQEITFDKALIATGASPFIPDIEGLDKTPFWTSTEALVARKIPQRLVVYGSSSVALELAQAYQRLGSSVTLIARSRLLSREDDLIGEELEKILKEEGMQIIKNANFQSVSYENHHFHFNINDKQILSDALLIATGRKANTAKLGLENIGVKTNTNGTIIVNAHLQTSVEHIYAGGDCTSNPAFVYVAAAAGTRAAANMLGKNEVLDTSIVPAVVFTEPQVATVGLDEKQAKEKGYEVDTRILDLENVPRALANFDTNGFIKMVAQKDTGLLLGVQALCDNASDVIQSAALALRAKMSVQELASELFPYLSMVEGLKLCAQTFNKDVKQLSCCAG is encoded by the coding sequence ATGAAAAAATTAAATATAACAGGTATGACTTGCAAACATTGTGCCATCACTGTTGAAAAGGCATTAAACAAAGTGGATGGCATTCAAAAAGCAACGGTCTCTTTTACAAACAATAGAGCATCTATAATTACCAATAAAGATATCGCAGACAAAGATATTTTGGATGCGGTTAAAAAAGTTGGATATGGGGCATCTGTGATAGAAAACCAAGAGAGTGATAAAGAGGTGCATATTGCCATCATAGGCAGTGGAGCGGCAGCTTTTGCAGCAGCGATTAAAGCCAGCGAAGGTGGAGCAAAGGTAACGATGATAGAGCGTGGAGTCACCGGTGGCACTTGTGTTAATATCGGCTGTGTTCCTTCAAAAATCATGATTCGCTCAGCCCATATCGCACATTTAAGACGAAACTCTCCTTTTGATGATGGCATCTCACCTTGTAATCTTGAGATAGATCGTGAAATGCTTTTGGAGCAACAACAACAAAGAGTCGATGATCTTCGTCATGCCAAATATGAAAATATACTTGAAATCAACCCTTCTATAAATCTCGTGCATGGATTTGCAACTTTTAAGGATGCGCATACTCTGCAAGTAAAATTAACTGGCGGTGGAACACAGGAGATAACATTTGATAAAGCTTTGATTGCAACAGGTGCTTCGCCTTTTATACCGGATATTGAAGGTTTAGACAAGACGCCTTTTTGGACATCAACGGAAGCTTTAGTTGCACGAAAGATACCACAAAGACTCGTAGTATATGGAAGCTCTTCCGTGGCGCTCGAGTTGGCTCAAGCCTATCAAAGATTGGGCTCAAGTGTTACTTTGATTGCAAGAAGCAGACTTCTCTCTCGCGAAGATGATTTGATAGGAGAAGAACTTGAAAAGATTTTAAAAGAAGAAGGGATGCAAATCATAAAAAATGCAAATTTTCAAAGCGTCTCTTATGAAAATCACCATTTTCATTTCAACATCAATGATAAACAAATTCTAAGTGACGCGCTACTCATAGCAACAGGCAGGAAGGCTAATACTGCAAAGCTTGGACTTGAAAATATCGGCGTTAAAACAAATACAAATGGCACGATAATCGTCAATGCTCACTTACAAACGAGCGTAGAGCATATATATGCAGGAGGAGATTGTACTAGCAACCCGGCTTTTGTATATGTAGCAGCAGCTGCTGGAACCAGGGCTGCTGCAAATATGTTAGGCAAAAATGAAGTTTTAGATACCTCTATAGTGCCAGCAGTCGTATTTACTGAGCCTCAAGTCGCAACAGTAGGGCTTGATGAAAAACAAGCAAAAGAAAAAGGCTATGAAGTGGATACGAGAATTTTAGACTTAGAAAATGTGCCAAGAGCCCTTGCCAATTTTGATACAAATGGCTTTATAAAGATGGTAGCGCAAAAAGATACCGGTTTGCTTTTAGGAGTTCAAGCCTTATGTGACAATGCAAGTGATGTCATACAGAGCGCTGCTTTGGCACTAAGAGCAAAGATGAGTGTACAAGAACTTGCAAGCGAACTTTTCCCATATTTGAGCATGGTTGAGGGTTTGAAGCTTTGTGCTCAAACATTTAATAAAGATGTAAAACAACTATCTTGCTGTGCGGGGTAA
- a CDS encoding heavy-metal-associated domain-containing protein translates to MKKLLIVSLLFGAFMVPSTFARTVEIDVYGMTCAFCADSLDRKFKNMEHVSKVTVSLKNKKIRLETDSALPTVKAIKQAVLDTGFTPTKVTVVNGEKK, encoded by the coding sequence ATGAAAAAGTTATTGATAGTTAGTTTGCTATTTGGAGCATTTATGGTGCCCTCAACCTTTGCAAGAACCGTTGAAATTGATGTGTATGGGATGACATGTGCATTTTGTGCAGATAGTTTGGATAGAAAATTTAAAAATATGGAACATGTATCCAAAGTTACAGTTAGTTTGAAAAACAAAAAAATACGCCTTGAAACCGACAGTGCTTTGCCAACGGTTAAAGCGATTAAACAAGCTGTTTTAGACACGGGATTTACCCCTACGAAAGTAACGGTAGTAAATGGGGAGAAGAAATAA